The sequence below is a genomic window from Piliocolobus tephrosceles isolate RC106 chromosome 8, ASM277652v3, whole genome shotgun sequence.
GCAAGAACCGTGCCATCTTCCTAACCTCGCCTCGGCCTTAGCTCCACAGTGGAGAGCGGGAGCCTGGCTGTGCTTGATGGTGAATGCCTGTTTTGAGAGTGTTGAGTGGGATCATCTACAGTACAATACTTGCAAAGCACAGCGCTGTGGCTCTGGGGAACTGGTACGCCTGTGCTGTAACCATGGCACTCACTCAGTCCTTCCGAAATGTTTATTAATCAAGCACCTGTCATGTGCCATTGAGCCCACGATGGGGAATGCGGACGGTCCCTTCCCCCATGAAGTTTGTGTCCTGTTGAGAGGACAGACAGGTGGCCCAGCAGTTGCAGCATGGTGTGTGCACACATTTGGTTGGTGGAACCATGTTTCTACCACTCATGGTCAAAAAAAGCCCACCAAAGTCAGCCTGGCGACCTCAGGTGCTTTTTTAGGCAAAGctagaacagaaataaattttagtaagTTAATGGAGATGAGCCGGCTTTCCCACAGGTCTACAAGGAATGTCACCTCACTCCCAGATACGTGGGGGCAGATGACCATTTAGCCAAATGCAGAGTGTGACACTGATGAGGACTGCCTGGCTCTCCTCCCCAGGTCCAGGGCTTCCTCCCAGAACCTCAGGTGTTCCTGGGCTGGCACCTGTGGCCCTGAGCTGGGCAACACCTCATCTCCAGGACCATGGATCAGCACAGTGTCCTCATCCCACTTCAGGTCAGCTGGCACTACTTTGCACTACGTAACACGGCCTTCTGGAGGTCTCTGCCTACCCTCTGGGAGCCTGCCTCCACCCCCAACCCGTTACCTTCTACCCTGGATCATTGGAAGCATCTTAGGTCAGATAATACGCTGGCTCTGCCTTCTGCAGGCTCGCTGTCTCACACCATGGACACAGCGACTCTAGAAAAGCCCCATGCAAAGCAGGCCTGCTCCCACATTACTGGTGGAAGTGCACAATGGCATGACTCCTGTGGGGGAAATTCAGTGTCATCTATCAGATTACCAACCCCGCGGTCTCTTGGCCCAGCAGTCGTCCTGGGAGTTCACATCTGTGTGATGATACAGCAACATTGTAATGGAAAGACTGGAGACCCCCATTGCATCAGTGGGGCAGTCATTCAATAAACTGGTGTGTGCACATACTGGGTGGTATGCAGCCCTTTGGAAAAATGAAGGTTTTCCAGGTCCTGGATATAGCAGTGTAAAATGAGAAATCACAGAATACCCATGTTATACCCAGGAGGGTGGCAGGTGGGCATCCGTGGTACCCAGGACGGTGGCAGGTGGGGCACCCATGTTCTACGTGGGGTGGCAGGTGAGCCCAAAACCATTGCAGAGGCCGACATTCTCAACAGGAGGGCCTAAGTGTGGGGAGGTAGGCTCTGACTCCCTAGGGAGAGAGGGACACTTAGGAAACAGACGGGCCCTGGAAGTGGGACGTGAAGAGTGCCCTGGCCATCCAGTGTAGGCTGAGGTGGTGGGGGCACAGAAAGAAGAGATTCGCCGATGCCAACCTTCCAACCACTTCTCAGTTTGGCCAAGAGCCAGCTCTGGTCTTTGGGAAGGAACAGATGATCCTGGGTGAAGCTAGAGGGAAGGCCGGAGAGGCAAAAGGAGGGAGGAGCTAGGCCAGGGGTCAGCGACCGACCCTCGGGGCTGGTGTACAGGGGCTGCAACTCAGAGCCTAGGGGGCCTCCAAGGCACCTCTAGGCTCAATTTACCCCTGGACTTCCCTCGAGCTCTCCCTGGGATCACTGTGATTTCCTCCTGGCAGCTCTCGTCTTGGACAGCCATGCCCCCCTCCATGCTGCACTAATGGCTCAGCCTGGGGCCCcggggcccccccccccccccccccccagactGCTCTGCCGGCCCCCTTTCCTCCCTCACTGCTGAAACCCAATCCTCTGCAGCAGCGCCGGCTCAGCACCACCTCAGCACCACTCCGCAGCCCCTGCCTGCCACGGTCAGCTGTGCCCCACCTGGTCTGCTGCGGAGTCCCCAGCCCAGTGTCTAGCCCAGTGGAGCCACTGCCTGTTCCTCGGGAAGGTTGAGTGGGACCTGACCGGCCAGGTTACCTCCTCCAATCCTGTCAGGCTAgtgcctccctgcctcccaacCTTGGCTCTCTCCcaccctctcctttcttctccttgccTGGCCCCCTGAATCCTATCTTAACCCGCTCAGCCCCCTGACTGACCCTCTCTCGCTCCTTCCAAGCCTCTGTAGCTGGCccccctcctgggttctagcCATGAAGCCCACCTCAGGCCCAGAGGAGGCCCAGCGGCCGGCCTCGGACATCCGCGTGTTTGCCAGCAAGTGCTCGATGCACGGGCTGGGCCATGTCTTCGGGCCAGGCAGCCTGAGCCTGCGCCGGGGGATGTGGGCAGTGGCCGTGGTCCTGTCCGTGGCCACCTTCCTCTACCAGGTGGCTGAGAGAGTGCGCTACTACAGAGAGTTCCACCACCAGACTGCCCTGGATGAGCGAGAAAGCCACCGGCTCGTCTTCCCAGCTGTTACCCTGTGCAACATCAACCCGCTGCGCCGCTCGCGCCTAACGCCCAACGACCTGCACTGGGCTGGGTCTGCGCTGCTGGGCCTGGATCCCGCAGAGCACCCCGCCTTCCTGCGTGCCCTGGGCCGGCCCCCCGCACCGCCCAGCTTCATGCCCAGTCCCACCTTTGACATGGCGCAACTCTATGCCCGTGCTGGGCACTCCCTGGACGACATGCTGCTGGACTGTCGCTTCCGTGGCGAACCTTGTGGGCCTGAGAACTTCACCACGGTGAGCTGACCTCCCTACCTGTCCTGCCAGGGACCCAGAGAGCCGAGCAGCCCCTGCCCAGCACCCACAATCCCCTAGCCAGCGTAGGCTCCCCCAAAGCCAGGAGACTTCTTCCTTCCTACCAGCCACGGACTCCCCACCCCCCAGTGCCACTCCGTGCAGCCCAGGAAGCTGTCCTCCTTGGGGCTGTCTCTGTTTCCCAGCCCGGGGGGAGCAAGTGAGGCCACACTGACCCTGGCTGGCCCTAGGCCTGAGGTCTGGCCCATGGAGGCCCTGCTTCTGAGGCTGGAGGTCCTCCCTGGTGGGACCATTCTGGGGCAGAAGACCCCTGTCTCTGCCAGGAGGGGGTCTTGCTTTCCCTCTATCTTTTCAACATACTGCCAGCCCCGGAGGACAGCCACAGGGGCCCACTTCCTTTTCCCCCAGTCTCCAGAGAAACACGGAAAAACCTGTAGGATGTGCCCTGGGCTTTGGTGGGGACTGGCGGGGAGGAGGAGTTGGGTTGATGGGCTCCCAAGAACATCCTGCAACCTGTGCCCACGTGGAGCGTGGGGCTGGGGGCATTGAGATGTGGGCTTCAGTGTTCAAAGAAGAGATGCAAACACaccaggaggtggggagaggtCCCATGACCACGTGCTTGCCTGGGGGAGATGGCCATCACCCTGTCTGCCCACCCCAGATCTTCACCCGGATGGGAAAGTGCTACACATTTAACTCTGGCGCCGATGGGGCAGAGCTGCTCACCACGACTAGGGGTGGCACGGGCAATGGGCTGGATATCATGCTGGACGTGCAGCAGGAGGAATATCTACCTGTGTGGAGGGACAATGGTAGGGAGCACACGAATGAGGCGGGGGGAGGGCATGGATGGGGTGCAAAAGGctaggggaaggagaggaggtgTCAGGGTGTCCCCCAGAACCTGTGAAAGGGGCTGGGCTGGCTCATCCCTGTCTTGGGGAGAGGGGGCTGCAGTGAGAGGTCTTGTCTGGTTGGGCAGGAGACCTGACCACAGGGTCTCAGGCCTCATAGGTCCCTCTCCGGCAGAGGAGACCCCCTTTGAGGTGGGGATCCGAGTGCAGATCCACAGCCAGGAGGAGCCGCCCATCATCGACCAGCTGGGCTTGGGGGTGTCCCCGGGCTACCAGACCTTTGTTTCTTGCCAGCAGCAGCAGGTACCCTCCCGTGTGCTTCTACACCCACTATTCAAGCCCACACCACCACGGGCCCTAAACCTTCAGCTCCTCAGACCTGTCCAGGGGCCTCTCCCCAGCTGACCTCTCACGCTCTCTGGGAAGTCTCCTTAACCCTGTCCCCCCACAGCTGAGCTTCCTGCCACCGCCTTGGGGCGACTGCAGTTCAGCATCTCTGAACCCCAACTATGAGCCAGAGCCCTCTGATCCCATaggctcccccagccccagccctcccTATACCCTAATGGGGTGTCGCCTGGCCTGCGAAACCCGCTACGTGGCTCGGAAGTGCGGCTGCCGAATGATGTACATGCCAGGTGAGGGGCTGGGGTCTTCGTCCCATGGTGGGCAGGGCCCAGAGAGCTGGGGCTGCTCCTGAAACCATCTCCCCGGCACCCGCAGGCGACACGCCAGTGTGCAGCCCCCAGCAGTACAAGAACTGTGCCCACCCGGCCATAGGTAAGGGCAAGCCTCCCCCACCTCCCGTCCGCCCCGCTCCGCCCAACTGGCGGCTGACGTGGCCCGGTGGCCCGCAGATGCCATGCTTCGCAAGGACTCGTGTGCCTGCCCCAACCCGTGCGCCAGCACGCGCTACGCCAAGGAGCTCTCCATGGTGCGGATCCCGAGCCGCGCCGCCGCGCGCTTCCTGGCCCGGAAGCTCAACCGCAGCGAGGCCTACATCGCGTGAGCTGCGCGGGGCGGGCGGGCTCCTCCGAGCCGGGGGCTCCCGACGGGGCGGAGCGGGGCAAGCCGGAGCTCTCGTGCACACAGCCCGGGCGGAGCAGCCTCCGCAGCCTCACTGGCTCTGGGGCTCCGTGCTGGTTGCTTAACCTTTCTGCCCCCGGGGGATGCTGACGCCTCCTCCCAGGGatgttttttccctttcctttttaaatctttacttttaaaaaatggagacggcgggggatgggggagaggggggtctcgctatattgcccaggctggtctcaaactcctggcctcaagatcctccctcctcatcctcccagagtgctgggagtacaggtgtaagccaccgcgcccagcccctcccAGGGTTCTTGAAAGGGGTGGGAGAACCCACAGCTGCTTCTTGCCAGCAGTGGGTACCAGGTAGTGGCCAACACACATTTGAGGCCTTTCTTGTCCTCAGGGAGAATGTGCTGGCCCTGGACATCTTCTTCGAGGCCCTCAACTATGAGACCGTGGAACAGAAGAAGGCCTATGAGATGTCGGAGCTGCTTGGTGTGTGTGCAGGGCCCCCAGGGCTGGGGAGGTGTGGGCAGGCAGGTGGCTGTGAGTTGAAGGGTGACCCTGTCTCCACAGGCGACATTGGGGGCCAGATGGGGCTGTTCATCGGGGCCAGCCTGCTCACCATCCTCGAGATCCTAGACTACCTCTGTGAGGTGGGCCAGGGCCCCCACTgcagggggtgggaggtgggaatcAGGGCCCCTAGGATGAGGGGGAAGGCGTACACTGGCCACCTCCCATCCTGCTTGCCTCCAGGTGTTCCGAGACAAGGTCCTGGGATATTTCTGGAACCGAAGGCACTCCCAAAGGCATTCCAGCACCAATCTGGTAACAGCCCCTCTTCTGGAGCCCCTGCCAGCTCCAAGGGTTCTAGGCCCCACCTCTGAAGCCTAGAACAGCATCCCACCCAAGCTGAGGAGAAACAGGCAGGAGGGTGTGCAGTGACCTTAACTGGTCCCTGGGAGGAGGACCAGACCCCACCTCTgaccctctcctcctcccacagCTTCAGGAAGGGCTGGGCAGCCATCGAACCCAAGTTCCCCGCCTCAGCCTGGGCCCCAGGTAACACAGTGGCCCCTAAAATCCAGGGAGGGCAGGGACAGGCGCAGGGCAGCGGGTGTGCTGGTTCCCACCCAGCACTCTGCTCTGTTCCGAAGACCTCCCACCCCTCCTTGTGCCGTCACCAAGACTCTCTCCGCCTCCCACCGCACCTGCTACCTTGTCACACGGCTCTAGGCCTGCTGTTTGTGTCCTCGGAGACCCACCCTGACATCCTGGACATGCCTAGCCTGCACGTAGCTTTTCCATCTTCACCCCAAATAAAGTCCTAATGCATCAGCCTCAGGTGTTTCTCTGACAGGGCAGAGACTAGCCGAGCCAAGGTCAGCCCAACTCAGGCATTGGAAGTCCTCTGCCAGCCATCATCCACCTGGAGGTGGCTTCTGAAATGTGGAGCTGGGCCCGTGAACCCCCATGAATCTCTAGGGAAGAATGGTAGCAAGAGGTTATCAGCCATTTGCAGCTCAGTGTGAGTGAGTTTAGCCGACTGACATCTTAGAGAGAAGGGAGGACAGGTATCTTCCAAGCCCACGCTTAGGGGTGAGCGCAGAATCACAGTCAGCAATAAAGGTATAACTGAAAGAAAGCTCTGCCCAGAGCCCAGCAAGAAGAGGCAGGGAGAAGACTGGGGGTGACTCCACTTTCAAGAACACCTGTGTCCTGCCTTATATCCTGACTCCTTTCCCACATTTGGGACCAAGTGTGGCACACAGCCTGTCTCCATACCAACAAGTTCTGtctccccagcctccccacaAGAGCTAAAGGCCTAAGGCTTGaggcggtgggggtgggggtggggggagctctcccttccccttcctgccaGTAAGGACATACCAGGCCCCAGCCATAGGCCCAACTTCCCTGTCTTTCACTGTACCCCAAACATTGGGAAACTGACAAACAGGGAGTGGGAAGGGGTGTTCCTGATGGAACCATATCTTTCGGGCTCTCCTGAGCCAGCCTGCAGGCCTGGGTGTGGGGGGATGATGAGGGAAGGGACAAGAGGATCCACCTGAGATACGGAGAACCACAAGGAGAGGCCCACCCCACCCACTCTTAGACACTGGCCCCTCACTCCAAGGGACCATGTCAGGCCCTCCTGGGCAGAGGGAGGGCAGGTGGGAGGAAGGGTGCGCAGGGACAGTGCTGCCCTGCCCCAGGGATGAGGGGCGAGGGTCATGGCCTCTTAAAGTAGAAGAGCAAGGTGCTGTCTTTGAGCCAGAAGCAGGGTTGCGGCCAGCAGTAACAGAGCAGAGACCCCTCCAGCTCATGGCCCCTGGAGAGCCACGTGACCACCACATCAGCCAGACTGTGGGAAAGGAGCCaatttatgaaattaaataaagtCCACAAAGGGAGTGAGAAACTTAGGCTCAGGCACCCCACCCCAGCTGGGCCCAGCACAGCTGGAGCACAGTGCATGGGGCACCCCCACCATCTTGCCCCTCCCAAGAGGGGGCTTAAATAGGCCAGGCCCCAGCCTGGAGGCCGGGGATCCTGGGGCCTAGGGCGGACAGAAGTCGGAGAAGTAGGGGTGCTGCAGGGCCTCTTCTGCTGAGATACGCTGGACAGGGTTACACTTCAGAAGGTTCTGGAGATGGGGGAAAGGAGGCGGCAGTTCAGGACAGGTCACTGCCCAGAGCCCTGCCTTCCTGTAGTCTCCTCTGGGCAAGTGTCCTGACCCGCCCTCTACCCCAAGTCACCTACCTGCAGCAGGTCCCTCCCCGTGGCGTTGAGTTTGGGCACGACGTTCACCAGGGATGTTGTGGCCGGGTACATCGGGTAGGGCTgtggagaggcagggagggtCAGACTAGAggtagggggaggggggtggAGGCTGCTAGGAATGTGAAACAAGAGTGACCCTGATGAACCATGACCCCTCAATTCCCCATCACACCTTATAGTCTGGCAGCTTGGTCATAGAGGGCCACTGTTCCTCGGTGGGCGTCCCCAGCAGCGTGTCCACGGAGTCAAGGATCACTTGGGAAAGGGCCACAGCTGCATCTTCAGGGGCGGGGGGGGCCTCTTCCCCTCCCGGGAGGATTCCTCATACCCACCACCTACTTCTCTCACCCTCCCTTCACCCTCTGGCTTGAGCGTGACAGAAGCAACCCCGGGCACATCACTCACACATCCAACCACGTTTCCCATGACAACCACTAACTAGTCTAACCCACATGCTGCTGTCCTAGTCCTAATGAACTGGTCCCTGCCCCACTCCCACAAAATGTGTCCTGCTGTCTTTGGCTCCTTCATCCTGGCATCTATCTCTCACCTGGAGGGACACCCTCTTGGCTTCGCCCCCCAGGGCACACTGCCTGTCTCCAAGCCATACCTTCTCCAGTGTGCATCTGCACTGTGACAATCAGGGTGTCCAGCACCTCTGCTGTCTCCCCTTGCCCTCAGGAGAAGCCCTACAGACCCCATCACCCCACCCCACACCATCACTGCCCTCACCCACTGCACTCAAAACTCCATGGGCTCTCCCCTCCCAGAGGGCTCAAGGCAGAGGAAAACAAGGATATCGGAAGATCCTCTTCAACTGGTCATCAACATCATTGCCGGGAAAAAGAGGCCGCCCAGCATTGGCCAGCTCTGGGGGACAGACAGGGAGCTAAGGCATGACATGTGAAGGACCCCTCACTCTGAGGTACCCCCTGACCTTCCAGCCCCAGTCCCAgggcctccctcccttcccctagAGGGAACCCTCCGGACCCTATTTGTCAACCCAAATGGGAAAGAAGGTGCCTCTGCAGTGCCCCAGCATGTCACCTGCAAAGATGCAGCCGGCTGACCACATGTCGATGGATGTGGAGTACAGCTTGGCCCCAAAGAGGACATCCGGTGGGCGGTACCACAGTGTGACCACCTGGAGGAGACCGCCCCCCGACGGGGGACTCCCACTTagagggctggggaggaggtTTGAggaggaggctcagagaggagaggaaaatagTGTTTTGGGTCCTGGGGTTGGAGCTGCGGGACTCCCTCCCCCAATCCCATATCCCATCTCCTAGCTCACCTCAGCTGAGTAACAGCGGACAGGGATCCCAAAGGCTCGAGCCAGGCCGAAATCAGCCAATTTCAGCTCCCCATTCTGAGGGGAATGGAAAGGGGACATGGAGAAGGGCCTTTCAGCAGCCTTGGGACAGCACAGACTCCATCCTCCCAGTCCTCTTCCCTCCGTGCTCCCCATGCCCTGGCCCCAGGCTTCCCACTCCCCACCTTCTTCCCAAGAAGTACCCTGTTTATTAGCAGGTTCTGGGGCTTCAGGTCCCTGTGTAGCACATTGCGGCTATGACAGAATCCCAGGCCTTTCAGTAGCTGGAAGAGGAATGACTGGGAGGAGAGCAGGCAGAAGGGAGTCAGACGCCCTGAACATGCAACTGTGCCCAGCAACGGGTTGGCTCCTCTCCTCACCCTGTGCTTCACTCCACCCCACCCACCTTTCAGCAGTTGGTTCAGAGTGACACCATTCATTCGCCATCCAGAACCTGCTTTATACTGTACTAGACATTAGAGGGACAAGAGTGAAGAAACTGGTCCTGGTCCCCATCTTCCTGGACCATATAGCCTAATGGGCCTTGCCAGGTGGATCCTAGATCCCACCTAGATCCTAGCCCATGCTGATCTTCCCTTCCTGGCCGCATCTGAGTATGCACACGATACTACAGCACATAAATATCGTGTTGTAGTATCATTCAGGACTGGCTCCCCTGGAACCTGGACCAAGGCATTTGGTCTTGGGCCTAGAagagcacctggcacacagtgaagCATTCAGTAAGTctgtattgaatgaatgagtatatCTCCTTGAacctcattttctcatctctgaGTGTAAATACTATCACTGACGTCAGAGTGCCACTGTGCGGGTCAAAGACGACCACGTGAAAATGTTCGCTAAGACTGGAGGCTCCTAGAGGGCAGAAACAGGGTTTTCTCATTCTCTGACACCCCAGAGCGTCCCTGTTCAGGGCCCAAAGTTAGAGCCCAAGGAGTGCTTACACTGAATGCAGACTCCGACCCCAGCCTGAGGGGTCCCCCAACACCACTCTCCTCACCTTTACAATCTCAGGATCAAGGTCACCATTGCAACTGTCAAAATACTTCTTCAGGTCCTGAAAAGGGACATGAGTGGAGGAATGGGACAGAGTTTAACCTCAGTCTGGGCCCCTATACCTTCCCAAGGCTACTGTCCCCCAAACCCCGCCTTTCACCTGGTCACAGAATTCAAAAACCAAAGTCAGCTTCTTGTCGCTGTGCAGGACATCATGAAGCCTAGGGCAAAAGAAGGGCTCAGCCAGGCAGGTCCACCTGACAGACGTCCAGTGTCAGCCCCTGCCTCCCCCAAGGGGCCACACCGGCAAGGAGCACCCGCCTCCCGCACACCTGACGATGTTCTTGTGCTTCAGCTCCTTGAGTAGGCAGATCTCCCGGAGGGCAGAACTCGGCACACCCTGCATATGTGAGGGGGCCGGGTGGGCAGCAGTCAGATCCCACCCAGCCCAGGCCCTGGAACCCCCTCTCCAGGCCCTATCCCAGTCCCCAGTCCTACCTCATCATCGTCATCCAGCCTCACCCGTTTCAGAGCCACGATCTCATGAGTCTCCCGGTTTTTGGCCTTGAACACTGTTCCGTAGGTGCCTAGGGGAAGGAGGTCAGGGGTCGGGGGAGGATGAGCACTCTTCCCTAAGCCAGGAAATGCCTCCCGGGAGGTGAAGGCAGTATCTGAATATGCAAAGAAAGGGATTCAGGGTGAAGTTAGGTGGGTGAGCTCTGTGAGTGAGGATGTGGCAGGTGAGGAGGGCGGAGAAGGTACCCGCGGAGGCTCCAGGGGCTCGGCAGGAGGGGCGAGTGCGGCTGCCAGGGCAAGGATGTCTAAAATGAAGGCGGTGCTCCGGAAGGGTCTGGAAATGGTGAGAAGGGGCCTGGGAGAGGACTGAGGGGCTGCAGAAATATTGAGGTTGGAGGTCTGCAGCAAGAACCGAGGCTGGGGCTCGGGGTGAGGTTGTCCAAGTGGTGCTGAGGCTGGGGTGAGATATTCAGGAAGTGTCTCGGTTGGGAGGTCGGGTCTACTGGGAACGCTAAGGTTGGAGTGAGAGCCTGCGGGAAATGCTAACACGGGGAAGACTGGTGTCTGCACGGAGTGCTGAGCTCGGGGGCCAGGGCTGCAGCCGCTGCTGAGGTCGGAGCCTGTAGGTATTGCTGACGGTAAGGGAGCCAGGGCTGCAAGGAATGCCGAAGGATCTGCAGAGGAGCTCTTGCAGGAACATCTCGAGATTCCATTACCTTCCCCAATCTTTTCCAGTTTCTCGTATTTCTGCATCGCGGCGGCCGCGGGGACCCCTGCGGGCCCTCGGTCTTAAGACTCTGGCCCCGGCGTTGCAGAGGAGGCGGCACCCGAGCCTCCAGCCCCGCCCCGCCTGCCCGCGCAGTACCTTCTGGGGCTTGTAGTCCTAAGACGACAAGGTCTCCCCGCAGTGCCCGAGACCGAGGACAAGAAGACTACAACCCCCAGCCGTCTGCGCTCACGCTCTCTGCAGCAGTCGACTCCAGGGCTCCGGTTCCACCGCGGAGGCAAACCCTGGACTTCAAGTCCCAGGGAGCAACGCGTGTCCGTTTTCCGGGCGCCCCGCCGCGGCGCCGCGGTTCCCAGTGTGCCCCGCTGTTGTTATTCCTTTTATTGCTCCCAGCCTTCTTGAAAAGGGCCGCTCCGGGACTACGCGTTCCAGAATGCAGCGGGGATGGGGGCGGAGCGCTCTCGGTTAGGGGTTTGGGGTTTGGCGGCCTAGATCCCGAGCCTTGGCGGCCCAGCTCTGACCTGGTTGGTGGCATTGAGTTCCCAACGGCCTCTTGACGACCTCAGCACGGGTTTCCTCCACCTCTCCCTCAAGCCACCTAGTGACCCCAGGATTGACTGGGGAATGCATGTGAGCGATGATGACCTCACAGGGAACAGCTGACCGCAGGGCTGGGAAGAGAACAGCTGTGCCCCTTTGAGGCTGGATTTTAGTGGAGGCACACACGCCAAAGACCCCTCTCGGCTGGGCCCCGTTTGTTGTCTCCGAGCCCACCCGACTCCAGCCGCTGAACTCTGACATGCTGAGGAAAGCTGGGTGGAGCCCTGGGGGTCCCCCCAGACCCCAGTCTCCGGAACAGGGCCCACTGGAGTCAGCCAGGGTGTGGCCGGCAGGTTGGTTAACCCACTCCACAGACAAGACCACAGACCGATGCTCAACTTGCAGCAGCCTCTACCTCATCCCTTAAAGGAGTTGATTATAGAGTCCCTTGCGCTGCCTCTCTAATTGTCTCGTGATTGCA
It includes:
- the ASIC3 gene encoding acid-sensing ion channel 3, which encodes MKPTSGPEEAQRPASDIRVFASKCSMHGLGHVFGPGSLSLRRGMWAVAVVLSVATFLYQVAERVRYYREFHHQTALDERESHRLVFPAVTLCNINPLRRSRLTPNDLHWAGSALLGLDPAEHPAFLRALGRPPAPPSFMPSPTFDMAQLYARAGHSLDDMLLDCRFRGEPCGPENFTTIFTRMGKCYTFNSGADGAELLTTTRGGTGNGLDIMLDVQQEEYLPVWRDNEETPFEVGIRVQIHSQEEPPIIDQLGLGVSPGYQTFVSCQQQQLSFLPPPWGDCSSASLNPNYEPEPSDPIGSPSPSPPYTLMGCRLACETRYVARKCGCRMMYMPGDTPVCSPQQYKNCAHPAIDAMLRKDSCACPNPCASTRYAKELSMVRIPSRAAARFLARKLNRSEAYIAENVLALDIFFEALNYETVEQKKAYEMSELLGDIGGQMGLFIGASLLTILEILDYLCEVFRDKVLGYFWNRRHSQRHSSTNLLQEGLGSHRTQVPRLSLGPRPPTPPCAVTKTLSASHRTCYLVTRL
- the CDK5 gene encoding cyclin-dependent-like kinase 5, coding for MQKYEKLEKIGEGTYGTVFKAKNRETHEIVALKRVRLDDDDEGVPSSALREICLLKELKHKNIVRLHDVLHSDKKLTLVFEFCDQDLKKYFDSCNGDLDPEIVKSFLFQLLKGLGFCHSRNVLHRDLKPQNLLINRNGELKLADFGLARAFGIPVRCYSAEVVTLWYRPPDVLFGAKLYSTSIDMWSAGCIFAELANAGRPLFPGNDVDDQLKRIFRLLGTPTEEQWPSMTKLPDYKPYPMYPATTSLVNVVPKLNATGRDLLQNLLKCNPVQRISAEEALQHPYFSDFCPP